A stretch of the Vitis riparia cultivar Riparia Gloire de Montpellier isolate 1030 chromosome 13, EGFV_Vit.rip_1.0, whole genome shotgun sequence genome encodes the following:
- the LOC117928224 gene encoding cytosolic sulfotransferase 15-like — MEKTAEISKSNSFGDDEMQGSELKGLIKTLPRKMAWNGFSFYQYQGCWIPSSAIQGIISFHRNFHAKATDLLLCTLPKSGTTWLRALAFSIVNRDHYAPAQATCSLPALMRLCLAVLTRGDKIWLCIVCVYPIKFDLFENDLNSINLDVLASPRIFATHVPYNYDSAVKIEYKRRA, encoded by the exons ATGGAGAAAACAGCTGAAATCTCCAAAAGCAATTCATTTGGAGACGATGAAATGCAGGGCAGCGAGTTGAAAGGTCTCATCAAGACCCTTCCCAGGAAGATGGCCTGGAATGGGTTCTCTTTCTATCAATACCAAGGCTGTTGGATTCCATCATCAGCCATTCAAGGTATCATCTCCTTTCATCGAAACTTCCACGCGAAAGCCACAGATTTGCTACTGTGCACTCTCCCAAAATCAGGCACCACATGGTTGAGGGCCCTCGCTTTCTCCATTGTAAACCGAGACCACTATGCTCCGGCACAGGCCACCTGCTCACTTCCAGCCCTCATGCGCTTGTGCCTCGCT GTTCTCACAAGAGGGGATAAAATCTGGTTGTGTATTGTTTGCGTTTATCCCATCAAGTTTGACCTTTTCGAAAATGACCTGAATTCTATTAATCTTGACGTCCTTGCAAGCCCAAGAATTTTTGCAACCCATGTGCCCTATAATTATGATTCTGCAGTTAAGATAGAGTACAAAAGGAGGGCTTAA